One Ostrea edulis chromosome 2, xbOstEdul1.1, whole genome shotgun sequence genomic region harbors:
- the LOC125680878 gene encoding signal peptidase complex subunit 3-like gives MNTFLSRLNTIFAFTLSVMAALTFCCFLTTAFNSHKTSVYLGTGKAIVKNVPDYSANREKSDLGFIVFDMTTDLTKIFNWNVKQLFLYLTAEYETKDHKLNQVVIWDKIIRRGENSMLDYRSINTKYYFWDYGNGLKGNKNVTLTLSWNVIPNAGTLPKVMGEGSHKFKFPEEYSPNRF, from the exons ATGAACACATTTCTATCCAGATTGAATACAATATTTGCCTTCACGCTTAGCGTGATGGCAGCTTTAACCTTTTGCTGTTTTCTGACAACAGCTTTTAATTCACACAAAACCTCTGTCTACCTTGGTACAGGAAAGGCAATTGT gaaaaatgttcCAGACTACAGTGCAAATAGAGAAAAGAGTGACCTAGGCTTTATTGTGTTTGACATGACGACTGAT TTaacaaaaattttcaactggAATGTTAAACAGTTATTTTTATACCTTACTGCAGAATATGAAACAAAGGATCAT aaattgaacCAAGTTGTTATCTGGGACAAAATTATAAGACGAGGAGAGAACTCCATGCTGGACTATAGAAGtatcaatacaaaatactatttcTGGGACTACGGAAATGGATTGAA gggaaataaaaatgtaacattGACACTGTCCTGGAATGTCATTCCTAATGCTGGTACACTACCCAAAGTGATGGGAGAGGGTTCACACAAGTTCAAGTTCCCAGAGGAATACAGTCCTAATCGATTCTAG